ATGAGCTTTTTCTCCATCTACCATCCCATCTACTGGATCATATTTGGGATTATAATTATTTTTTTCACTTATTTTTATACCGCCATCGCCTTTAACCCGGTGGAGGTGGCGGATAATATGAAGAAGCAGGGTGGTTTTATCCCTGGGGTTCGGCCGGGTAAAAAAACTGCTGAGTTTATTGACAACATTCTGACCCGCGTTACCCTGCCTGGTTCAATTTTCCTGGCGCTGGTAGCCATTTTCCCCTATGTGCTGATGAAAGCCACGGGGATTAATTACGATCTGGCAAGTTTCTTTGGGGGGACCAGCCTTCTGATTGTTGTGGGTGTCGGATTGGATACCCTTCAACAGATTGAGAGTCATCTGTTGATGCGGCACTATGATGGATTTTTGAAAAGCGGCCGGATTAGGGGGCGCCGGCGCTTCTAGTCGCTAAAGAGCCCTATGATCCACGTACGCAGCCCACGGGAAGTCGACAAGATTCGACAGAGTTGCCGCATCGTTGCTGAAACGCTCCAGTTAATAGCGGCCATGATCAAGCCTGGCATTACCCCGCAAGAGCTTGACGTCGCTGCCGAGAAATACATTCGGAACCAAAAGGCGGAGCCGGGCTTTAAGGGGCTGTATGGCTATCCGGCTACCTTGTGTGTTTCCGTTGAGGATGAGGTGGTCCACGGGATACCTGATAACACCCCTCTGGAGGAGGGCCAGATAGTCAGTATCGATGTGGGGGCGCTAAAGGATGGCTATTATGGCGACCACGCGCGCACGTTCGCTATTGGCCAGGTCGATGAGACTCACCAACGGCTGATGACCAGAACGAGGGAATGCCTTGACCTGGGCATCGAGGCGGCGGTAGC
This genomic window from Candidatus Neomarinimicrobiota bacterium contains:
- the map gene encoding type I methionyl aminopeptidase; this translates as MIHVRSPREVDKIRQSCRIVAETLQLIAAMIKPGITPQELDVAAEKYIRNQKAEPGFKGLYGYPATLCVSVEDEVVHGIPDNTPLEEGQIVSIDVGALKDGYYGDHARTFAIGQVDETHQRLMTRTRECLDLGIEAAVAGSAVGDIGNAVQQHAESAGFGVVRELVGHGVGTCLHEEPQIPNFGRPGFGAILREGMCLAIEPMINMGSKDVYTQDDGWTVCTVDGKPSAHFEHTIVITPNGPEVLTEYETV